The Nymphaea colorata isolate Beijing-Zhang1983 chromosome 11, ASM883128v2, whole genome shotgun sequence genome includes the window ACGAGTTTTTCACTTGTGTGTGGACTTCCAAGTTGTAGGTACTGCGTTGATCACTCCATCCGGTTTTTCATTGTGGGCAAAGGCTCGAACTGCCTGTTTGATGATCGTGGTTTCGATGGTTGTGTCATGCTAAACCGAATCCAATTCCTCGAGAGGATTCATGGCGGAATTTACAGAGTTGGCAGCGGTTACCCACTTAACAAACTTGGAATGCAGTGTTCAGCGGAGGGATTTGCTGGGTTTGAGTTTGCATGCGGCATTCCTGGCACTATTGGAGGAGCAGTTTTTATGAATGCAGGAGCTCATGGCCAGGTCTTCCTCCATACATAAATTTACTTAAACGTGATTTTAGTAGGTGAAACATAATTTAAAATGACGAACTGCAATGGCTCATTACTTGAAAAAGCCATATTTGGAGGCACCGTTATAAGATTCACTTTAGCCATGCATGTCTAACAGCCTTTACTGCTTGACTTCCATTGGTTGACACGACAGGAAATCTCGGACGTAATTGAGAGTGTGGAGATTATTACAATAAATGGAGAACATAGATTGATTGGAAGAAATGATCTTCTATTTTATTATCGCCAGTCATCTTTCCAAAAAATGCAGGACCTTGCTGCAATTGTAGCAGTTACGTTTCACTTGACACCTTCCTCTACATCAAAGACAAAGGCTGAGGAATATTTGAGCAGGTATTATCAAAGCTCATCATGCGTTGGACGCAAGAAAGGTATATACACTTTTTGGGGGCAGATGGTTTGACGATCACTATCTGTTTTTGACAGGCGAAAAAGTTCACAACCCTTGTCTGAGAGAAGTGCTGGATCAGTGTTCCGAAACCCCATGGGCAGTGCAATGACTGCAGGAGAATTGATTGATAAGGCGGGATTGAAAGGTTACAGTATTGGAGGTGCAAAAGTTTCAGATATGCATGCCAATTTCTTTATCAATTTGGAAAATTCAACTTCCAGGGATATGGTTTTGCTCATAAAGTTTGTTCAAGAGCA containing:
- the LOC116264057 gene encoding uncharacterized protein LOC116264057 isoform X1, coding for MILFERNMLRASHLPFFVPFSLSHHSTHDQTSSYTPFFYPSKFLSRRFGREANNTSSAKLSSQWNNQRVQFVHGKLLSELSTWRIGGPAKYFTEFSNQTQLVAAISCRYCVDHSIRFFIVGKGSNCLFDDRGFDGCVMLNRIQFLERIHGGIYRVGSGYPLNKLGMQCSAEGFAGFEFACGIPGTIGGAVFMNAGAHGQEISDVIESVEIITINGEHRLIGRNDLLFYYRQSSFQKMQDLAAIVAVTFHLTPSSTSKTKAEEYLSRRKSSQPLSERSAGSVFRNPMGSAMTAGELIDKAGLKGYSIGGAKVSDMHANFFINLENSTSRDMVLLIKFVQEQVKLKFGIELEEEVCMVPYG
- the LOC116264057 gene encoding uncharacterized protein LOC116264057 isoform X2; the protein is MILFERNMLRASHLPFFVPFSLSHHSTHDQTSSYTPFFYPSKFLSRRFGREANNTSSAKLSSQWNNQRVQFVHGKLLSELSTWRIGGPAKYFTEFSNQTQLVAAIRYCVDHSIRFFIVGKGSNCLFDDRGFDGCVMLNRIQFLERIHGGIYRVGSGYPLNKLGMQCSAEGFAGFEFACGIPGTIGGAVFMNAGAHGQEISDVIESVEIITINGEHRLIGRNDLLFYYRQSSFQKMQDLAAIVAVTFHLTPSSTSKTKAEEYLSRRKSSQPLSERSAGSVFRNPMGSAMTAGELIDKAGLKGYSIGGAKVSDMHANFFINLENSTSRDMVLLIKFVQEQVKLKFGIELEEEVCMVPYG